GAGGTGGGAGCTGCAAAAATGATGAAGAATGTCCCAACCTACAAGTGACTGTTTCCTGTAAACAGATTTAATAAAACAACAAgttattattttctgtaaatggTATTTTATGCAGATTAGAAGAGAAGCTTAAGTACAGTGTGTGCAAAACTCTGAATGAAGTGCAGCAGTAACAAGAAATAAGATCCTGTTTGAATTTTGAAGAAAGCGTCAACATGTGTCACTTGCACAGTCCTGAAAATCTCACCTTAATGAGGAATATGAGGTATTACTGAACTACATCTGCAGCTAAAGTGAACCCACTTTCAGTTTAGCTAATGCCCCTTAACCTCTGGAGTTGTTCCACTCTTCCTAGAACAATACCTGAAAAAATATACTTATTAGGGAAAAAAGGGtcactttattttccttgtggCCACAGTGGGTGGCCTATATGTCTTCCTTCTGACCTTTTCTCACAGGAGAAGGAAGGACAGTGTGCCTTCACCACCTATCCTTCCTGCTGCATACACATACCTCTAGTACCATACATGCTTGGGATTAGCTGACATTTGCTATTTATTCAATGTTTATTGCTACAGCTCCACATTGCATCAGTAGAAGTGCCTActattttccacatttttttgccttctgcCATAAAAAACATGGAGATGGGAAGGGATAGATTTCTGAACCACCAGGAAGTCAGGAGAGGTTTTACCAACTGTTACAGTCTCCCTTGCAAAACTCATAGAAGTTCTTTCCCTGAAGAGAAGAGCAGGACATTGAGGAATACATCTTATCAATGGCTTGACAGGTTAGTTAACTGCACAATTCATATTCTGGTTAAAAAGCAAATCACTAGGTCAGAGTACAAGATGTAAATGGTTAAACTAACAAGTGAGTTGACACAGTGACTCACACCATATCTCTGCAACCATTCTGCCACATTTGGGATAGAAAGCACAAGTTGCAGCATAAACCTGCGGGAACCATAATGTCAAGGAGAGAAATGAGGCTAAGTTTTCAGCTTTGTGGACTTCATAACAATTGCATTTATGGACTATTGGGGCAATCACCTGATGTAGGAGGGTACTCAGATACATAAAGACCCGTGTATTGTACTGGAAGTCCTCATGGGTGAGAACACATATTGGGACAAGGAGAAAACCTGCACCATCCTTGCTGCCTTCAGCTCATTGTGATCTTCAGcaacaaaaaccagaacaaacaGCAAAGAAGATCACCAGAGAATGGTACCCAGCATTAAGGCTGTGCTTCTGCATAAGGAAGCTGGGagccccaaacaaaaacccaagtAAAGGTACTCACAAAATGACAAGAACCTCCTGAATCCCAAGTGTGTTGTGTGATTTCCTTCATGCCAAGCTCTAAAGCTTAGGCACCTCCTGAGCAATGTGCTGAAGCACACCAGCATCTCACATGCTACTTTCCTGTATTAGCAAATGGTCAGATACTAATAGCTACCAAACACTACTGGACTGAGTACCTGCAGTCCTGCTTAACACTCAATCTTTTTGTGATAGCCGGTAGCCCTTAACTATTCTCCGCATACTGGAATATTGCATGAATACACACAACACCTTTTGGGTGGCAAAAAGGAGACAATAGGTCCTTCAGTGGAATACTGAGCCTTCCCTGTGTGGTTTTAAGTTTGAAGCCATTTGGCATCTtcaaaggcaaaaggaaaaacactgcATATAATAGGTTGCTACAAAAGATTTTAAACATGTTGCTgcaaaaaaccaccacattACACCTGGATTTTCACCCGTGTCATGTTACAGGGCTGAGTGACCATGTTACATCAATAAACTTGATAGTCCCAGTGGTCACAGTAGCGAACTCTAGGTGTTCTTATTGTCCGCACCTCTTCTAGTGTCTTCCAAATTCTGCTGACCCCCAGGAGCTGACCATGCATTACTGAAATCACATGACAAGAAACAGAGGAGGGAGAACAGGGTGGGCAAAGTAAGCACTTACCAAGCACAATGACCACAGTCTTCAGGAGGCTCATCATGGTGTCCCGATTCCTGCGGGGTCCAGAACTGTGTCTGGACATTCTCATAGTCCTTTGGCGAACGTACCCAAAGATGTGAGCATATAGGACCACCATGACCACAAAAGTGACCAGGTTGAAAATAGCCCAGAAGACCAGGTAGGAGTCACTATAGAGCGGTGCCATGTTGGAGCAGTGAGTGATATCACAAATACAGTTCCATCCGACACTTGGTATGGCCCCCATGACGATGGCCATAGTCCAGATAACAACAATTACCACGACCACCCGGCGGTTGCTCATCCGAGTATGCAGCTGCATTCGGAAAACCGTGATGTGCCGCTCAATGGCAATGGCCAACAAATTGGCTACAGAGGCTGTCAGACTGGTGTCAATGAGGCCCTGACGGAGAAGCCAGGTGCTTACAGTCAGTCTTCTAGTGTTGGGTCCTGTGTTGAACATTAAGTAGAAGTAGGCCAACCCTGCAAAAAAGTCCGCAGCAGCTAAGTTGGCCATTAAGTAATAAATAGGAAAGTGGAATCTGCGATTGACATAAATAGCCACCATAACCAAGAGGTTGGCCAGCATTATGAAGATGCAGACGGTAATCCCCAGTCCCATTACCAGCTTGCTGACAGTGTTCCATTCAGTGGCCAGATATTTTCCACTTCGGTTATAAAAGAAGGCAATGGTTTCATTGTAGTAGCATTGTGGTTCGCTCATGGCTGTGGACtgaaagaagaggggaaaaaaaaaaaagagagagagaaaaaaccagAATGACATCAGAACTGAAAACATATGATTGCCTTCATGGATGAGATATACTCAAAGAGTGGGGAGGGACAGGAAAGGAACACGCTTtagaacaaatttatttttcagaccAAATGGCATTCCACAACTCACAAAAAATTGCCCTGAGGAATCTAGTAACAGCAATCAGATTAGAAAGAACCAGAAACAGCTTCATCTGCTCTGGGAGCCAGCATGATTTCTGATGTAGTTGTAAATTGCATAGAAAATGAGCTTCTTGCCAAGCAGACCTGCTTCAGTTAAAGGGAAAGGCATGCAAttaataattaagaaaaattaactct
This genomic window from Prinia subflava isolate CZ2003 ecotype Zambia chromosome Z, Cam_Psub_1.2, whole genome shotgun sequence contains:
- the LPAR1 gene encoding lysophosphatidic acid receptor 1, translated to MDIPTDLVPSSMMSQPEVIESTAMSEPQCYYNETIAFFYNRSGKYLATEWNTVSKLVMGLGITVCIFIMLANLLVMVAIYVNRRFHFPIYYLMANLAAADFFAGLAYFYLMFNTGPNTRRLTVSTWLLRQGLIDTSLTASVANLLAIAIERHITVFRMQLHTRMSNRRVVVVIVVIWTMAIVMGAIPSVGWNCICDITHCSNMAPLYSDSYLVFWAIFNLVTFVVMVVLYAHIFGYVRQRTMRMSRHSSGPRRNRDTMMSLLKTVVIVLGAFIICWTPGLVLLLLDVCCPQCNVLAYEKFFLLLAEFNSAMNPIIYSYRDKEMSATFKQILCCQRSESANGPTEGSDRSASSLNHTILAGVHSNDHSVV